From Brassica oleracea var. oleracea cultivar TO1000 chromosome C3, BOL, whole genome shotgun sequence, a single genomic window includes:
- the LOC106331984 gene encoding anaphase-promoting complex subunit 10, protein MATESSESEEEGKIRGGNDKLIVDDDLREMGKNAAWSVSSCKPGNGVNTLRDDNLETYWQSDGLQPHLINIQFQKKVRLQLVALYVDFKLDESYTPSKISVRAGDGFHNLKEVKSVELVKPSGWVSISLSGADPRETFVNTFMLQIAMLSNHLNGRDTHIRQIKVYGPRPNPIPRQPFQFTSTEFITYSTLR, encoded by the exons ATGGCGACGGAATCATCGGAATCGGAGGAAGAAGGGAAGATCAGAGGAGGAAACGATAAGCTAATCGTGGACGACGATCTGAGAGAGATGGGAAAAAACGCAGCTTGGAGCGTTAGCTCCTGCAAGCCCGGCAATGGCGTCAACACTCTCCGCGACGACAATCTCGAGACCTATTGGCA ATCAGATGGGTTGCAACCACATTTGATCAACATTCAATTCCAGAAGAAAGTGAGGTTACAG TTAGTGGCTTTGTACGTTGACTTTAAGCTTGACGAGAGCTATACGCCTAGTAAGATCTCTGTTCGTGCTGGTGATGGCTTTCATAACTTAAAG GAAGTAAAAAGTGTTGAGCTTGTAAAGCCATCTGGTTGGGTTTCCATATCTCTATCTGGAGCTGATCCAAG GGAAACATTTGTGAATACATTCATGTTGCAAATAGCCATGTTGTCAAATCACCTCAACGGGAGAGATACTCATATCCGCCAGATCAAAGTTTATGGCCCTAGACC GAATCCTATTCCGCGCCAACCATTTCAGTTTACTTCAACGGAGTTTATCACTTATTCCACACTGAGATGA